One Janthinobacterium sp. TB1-E2 genomic region harbors:
- the pstS gene encoding phosphate ABC transporter substrate-binding protein PstS, with the protein MQMKQMFKFIVVGASAAMAFSSASVMAADMTGAGATFPYPIYAKWAETYKANTGNGLNYQSVGSGAGIKQIKAKTVEFGASDMPLKAEELEEAGLMQFPAIMGGVVTIVNLDGVTPGQLKMTGKVVADIYLGKITKWSAPEIAALNSGVKLPDTEITVVHRADGSGTSFLFTDFLSKTNPEFKSKIGAGSAVKWAVGVGGKGNEGVAANVQRIKGSIGYVEWAYAKKNKMSHTQLQNKDGNFLQPDDENFKAAAASAPWTQTPGFGVVLTDQAGKNSWPITGVSFILMHKVQADAAKAKEVLKFFDWAYKNGGAAAVELDYVPMPASVVKLVQESWKANLKDASGKAIY; encoded by the coding sequence ATGCAAATGAAGCAAATGTTCAAATTTATCGTCGTGGGTGCTTCGGCAGCGATGGCATTTTCTTCCGCTTCCGTCATGGCGGCAGATATGACAGGTGCTGGTGCAACCTTCCCGTACCCGATCTACGCCAAATGGGCTGAGACGTACAAAGCCAACACGGGCAACGGCCTGAACTACCAGTCCGTCGGTTCCGGCGCTGGTATCAAGCAAATCAAGGCCAAGACTGTTGAATTCGGCGCTTCGGACATGCCTTTGAAGGCGGAAGAGCTGGAAGAAGCGGGCCTGATGCAGTTCCCGGCCATCATGGGCGGCGTGGTCACCATCGTCAACCTGGACGGCGTAACCCCAGGCCAGCTGAAAATGACGGGTAAAGTCGTTGCCGACATCTACCTGGGCAAGATCACAAAGTGGAGCGCGCCTGAAATCGCCGCCCTGAACAGTGGCGTCAAGCTGCCGGACACGGAAATCACCGTGGTGCACCGCGCCGACGGTTCGGGCACGTCGTTCCTGTTCACCGACTTCCTGTCGAAAACCAACCCGGAATTCAAATCGAAAATCGGCGCTGGCTCGGCTGTGAAATGGGCCGTGGGCGTGGGCGGCAAGGGTAACGAAGGCGTCGCCGCCAACGTGCAGCGTATCAAGGGCTCGATCGGCTACGTCGAGTGGGCTTACGCCAAGAAAAACAAGATGTCGCACACCCAGCTGCAAAACAAGGACGGCAACTTCCTGCAGCCTGACGACGAAAACTTCAAGGCAGCAGCCGCTTCGGCACCTTGGACGCAAACCCCAGGCTTCGGCGTGGTCCTGACCGACCAGGCTGGCAAGAACAGCTGGCCTATCACGGGCGTGTCGTTCATCCTGATGCACAAAGTCCAGGCTGACGCAGCCAAGGCCAAAGAAGTCCTGAAATTCTTCGACTGGGCCTACAAGAACGGCGGCGCCGCTGCCGTTGAACTGGACTACGTGCCGATGCCGGCATCGGTCGTGAAACTGGTGCAGGAATCGTGGAAAGCCAACCTGAAAGATGCATCGGGCAAAGCCATCTATTAA
- the ppk1 gene encoding polyphosphate kinase 1 translates to MKPELHTEVTKSGILLDRELSQLTFNRRVMAQAEDPNIPLLERLRYLCIVSSNMDEFFEVRVASLLAAGSIGGSLAGHPALAANLERIGKECHALVERQYEILNSEVLPALREAGVHLLRDSDRNEAQRAWVKQYFDREVRPLLTPIGLDPAHPFPQVVNKSLNFIVSLSGKDAFGRGTAIAIVKAPRVLPRVIKLPDEISGDGVSFCLLSSVIHAHISDLFAGREVIAYSQFRVTRDSDLWVDEDEVKNLRQALKGELVGRQFGTSVRLEVARNCPPELSQFLLDQFSLDQSRLYRVNGPVNLVRLSEMIDHVKQPELRFPPFFPGLAHKAIGNDIFAALSKHDILLHHPYQSFQTVIDFIRSAAYDPSVVAIKQTIYRTGMNSDLMESLITAAKMGKEVTVIVELMARFDEEANINWADKLEQAGAQVVYGVVGLKTHAKVALVIRREEGALRFYAHLGTGNYHPTTTKLYTDFGLLTANQDLAVEVNEVFIHLTSLTKPHNLNHLWLAPFGLQSEIIKAIRNEAKIARSGRRGRIIVKVNALVDESVIRALYAASTDGVKIDLIVRGACTLKPGVPGLSENIKVRSVIGRFLEHSRIYYFRNDLAHDVYLASADWMSRNLFRRVEVAFPVLDRALKRRVIAEGLNPYLKDNTNAWELEPTGHYARRKPRGKQTPFSAQQYLMHTLGTPGAEVGE, encoded by the coding sequence ATGAAACCTGAACTGCACACGGAAGTGACCAAATCGGGCATCCTGCTTGACCGCGAGCTGTCGCAACTGACTTTCAACCGGCGCGTGATGGCCCAGGCGGAAGACCCGAACATTCCGCTGCTTGAGCGCCTGCGCTACCTGTGCATCGTCAGCAGCAATATGGATGAGTTCTTCGAAGTGCGCGTGGCCAGCCTGCTGGCGGCCGGCAGCATCGGCGGTTCGCTGGCCGGCCACCCTGCCCTGGCGGCCAACCTGGAGCGCATCGGCAAGGAATGCCATGCGTTGGTGGAACGCCAGTACGAGATATTAAATAGCGAAGTCTTGCCGGCCCTGCGCGAAGCGGGCGTGCATTTGCTGCGCGACAGCGACCGCAACGAGGCGCAGCGCGCGTGGGTCAAGCAGTATTTCGACCGCGAAGTACGCCCCCTGCTGACGCCCATCGGCCTCGACCCGGCCCACCCGTTCCCGCAAGTAGTCAATAAAAGTCTCAATTTCATCGTTTCGCTGAGCGGCAAGGACGCGTTCGGCCGCGGCACGGCGATCGCCATCGTCAAGGCGCCACGCGTCTTGCCGCGCGTCATCAAGCTGCCGGACGAGATTTCCGGCGATGGCGTGTCCTTCTGTTTATTGTCGTCCGTCATCCATGCGCACATCTCGGACCTGTTCGCCGGGCGCGAAGTGATTGCCTATTCGCAGTTCCGCGTCACGCGCGACAGCGACCTGTGGGTGGACGAGGATGAAGTCAAGAATCTGCGCCAGGCCCTGAAAGGCGAGCTGGTCGGCCGCCAGTTCGGCACCTCGGTGCGCCTGGAAGTGGCGCGCAATTGCCCGCCAGAATTGTCGCAATTCCTGCTCGACCAGTTCAGCCTGGATCAAAGCCGGCTGTACCGCGTCAACGGCCCCGTCAATCTGGTGCGCCTGTCGGAAATGATCGACCACGTCAAGCAGCCCGAGCTGCGCTTCCCGCCGTTCTTCCCCGGCCTCGCGCATAAAGCCATCGGCAACGACATCTTTGCCGCGCTGAGCAAGCACGACATCCTGCTGCACCACCCCTACCAGTCGTTCCAGACGGTGATCGACTTCATCCGCAGCGCCGCCTACGATCCGTCCGTCGTCGCCATCAAGCAGACGATCTACCGCACGGGCATGAACTCGGACCTGATGGAGTCGCTGATCACGGCGGCGAAGATGGGCAAGGAAGTGACCGTCATCGTGGAATTGATGGCGCGTTTCGACGAAGAGGCCAATATCAACTGGGCCGACAAACTGGAACAGGCGGGCGCACAGGTCGTGTACGGCGTCGTGGGATTGAAAACCCATGCCAAGGTAGCGCTCGTCATCCGCCGCGAAGAAGGCGCGCTGCGCTTCTACGCCCACTTGGGCACCGGCAACTATCACCCGACAACGACCAAGCTGTACACGGACTTCGGTTTGCTGACGGCCAACCAGGACCTGGCCGTCGAAGTCAATGAAGTCTTCATCCACCTGACCAGCCTGACCAAGCCGCACAACCTGAACCACTTGTGGCTGGCGCCGTTCGGCCTGCAAAGCGAGATCATCAAGGCCATCCGCAACGAGGCGAAGATCGCCAGATCCGGCCGGCGCGGGCGCATTATCGTGAAAGTCAACGCGCTGGTCGACGAATCCGTGATCCGCGCCCTGTATGCGGCCTCGACCGATGGCGTGAAGATCGACCTGATCGTGCGCGGCGCCTGCACCCTGAAGCCGGGCGTGCCTGGCCTGTCGGAAAACATCAAGGTGCGCTCCGTGATCGGCCGCTTCCTCGAACACAGCCGCATCTATTACTTCCGCAACGACCTGGCGCACGATGTGTACCTGGCCAGCGCCGACTGGATGAGCCGCAACCTGTTCCGCCGTGTGGAAGTGGCGTTCCCCGTGCTTGACCGGGCGCTGAAACGGCGTGTGATCGCCGAGGGCTTGAATCCGTATTTGAAGGATAATACAAATGCATGGGAACTGGAGCCGACCGGTCATTACGCACGCCGCAAGCCGCGCGGCAAGCAAACGCCGTTCAGCGCCCAGCAATACCTGATGCACACACTGGGCACGCCGGGCGCGGAGGTCGGCGAATAG
- the pstC gene encoding phosphate ABC transporter permease subunit PstC — translation MTDSISHAQMLSTMRKQRFQDFMFHKVTMLFALSVLIVLVGIIISLIMESIPAFKTFGLHFIVSAEWDPVNDQYGALIPIIGTLVTSVIALLIAFPVSFGIALFLTEICPAWLRRPLGTAVELLAGVPSIIYGIWGLFVFAPLFADHVQPILKATLGNVPVIGQLFSGPMMGIGLLTAGLVLAIMIIPFIASVMRDVFEIVPAVLKESAYGLGCTRWEVVRKIVLPYTKTGVVGGVMLGLGRALGETMAVTFVIGNANKLSWSLFAAGNSITSLLANEFGEAQSALHVSSLFSLALILFVITFIVLSAAKLMLAGMSRKEGTK, via the coding sequence ATGACCGATTCCATCAGTCACGCGCAAATGCTTTCCACCATGCGCAAGCAGCGCTTCCAGGATTTCATGTTCCACAAGGTGACGATGCTGTTCGCCCTGTCGGTGCTGATCGTCCTGGTCGGCATCATCATTTCGCTGATCATGGAATCGATACCGGCCTTCAAGACCTTCGGCCTGCATTTCATCGTGTCCGCGGAATGGGACCCCGTCAATGACCAGTACGGCGCCCTGATCCCCATCATCGGCACCCTGGTGACGTCGGTCATCGCCTTGCTGATCGCCTTTCCCGTCAGCTTCGGCATTGCCCTGTTTCTCACGGAAATCTGCCCGGCCTGGCTGCGCCGCCCGCTGGGCACGGCTGTCGAGCTGCTGGCCGGCGTGCCATCGATCATCTACGGCATCTGGGGCCTGTTCGTGTTTGCGCCCCTGTTTGCCGACCACGTCCAGCCCATCCTGAAAGCTACCCTCGGCAACGTGCCTGTCATCGGCCAGCTGTTCAGCGGCCCCATGATGGGCATCGGCCTGCTGACGGCCGGCCTGGTGCTGGCCATCATGATCATCCCCTTCATCGCTTCCGTGATGCGCGACGTGTTCGAGATCGTTCCTGCCGTGCTGAAGGAATCCGCATACGGCCTGGGCTGCACGCGCTGGGAAGTGGTGCGCAAGATTGTCTTGCCATACACCAAGACCGGCGTCGTCGGCGGCGTCATGCTGGGCCTGGGCCGCGCGCTGGGCGAGACCATGGCCGTGACCTTCGTCATCGGTAACGCGAATAAACTGTCGTGGTCGCTGTTTGCCGCCGGTAACAGCATCACCTCCTTGCTGGCGAACGAGTTCGGCGAAGCGCAATCGGCGCTGCACGTGTCCTCGCTGTTCTCGCTGGCCCTGATCCTGTTCGTCATCACCTTTATCGTCTTATCCGCCGCCAAGCTGATGCTGGCTGGCATGTCCCGCAAGGAAGGCACGAAATGA
- the sixA gene encoding phosphohistidine phosphatase SixA: MDLILWRHAEAEPGVPDLERALTVKGQKQARRMGEWLASQLPENCRILVSPALRTLQTAEALGRKFKLMPELAPGAEAEDILKAANWPGGKETVLIVGHQPTLGQAAALLLTGEEQEWEMRKASAWWFSQREPGDPVSIYLKAVMAHDLVVK, translated from the coding sequence ATGGATCTCATCTTGTGGCGACACGCAGAAGCCGAGCCGGGCGTCCCCGACCTCGAACGCGCCCTGACCGTCAAAGGCCAGAAACAGGCGCGCCGCATGGGGGAATGGCTGGCCTCGCAACTACCGGAAAATTGCCGTATCCTCGTCAGCCCCGCCCTGCGCACCCTGCAAACGGCGGAGGCGCTGGGGCGCAAGTTCAAGCTGATGCCGGAACTGGCGCCCGGCGCCGAGGCGGAAGACATCCTGAAGGCGGCCAACTGGCCCGGCGGCAAGGAAACCGTGCTCATCGTCGGCCACCAGCCCACCTTGGGCCAGGCGGCCGCCCTGCTGTTGACGGGCGAGGAGCAGGAATGGGAAATGCGCAAGGCCAGCGCCTGGTGGTTTTCGCAGCGCGAGCCAGGCGACCCCGTCAGTATCTATTTGAAGGCGGTGATGGCGCATGACCTGGTGGTGAAGTAA
- the pstA gene encoding phosphate ABC transporter permease PstA yields MSQVSTLDAPAKPAMNPVYRKRLLMHRVGIALSVAAMALGLAVLVWILFTLVIKGFGALSIDLFTQTTPAPGSEGGGLINAIVGSALMVGLATVVSTPIGILAGIYLAEYGEENKLAQVTRFVTDIMLSAPSIVIGLFVYALYVAHVKHFSGYAGAIALSLIAVPVVVRTTDNMLRLVPNSLLEAAFALGAPRWKVATLVRLRAVKAGVITGVLLALARIAGETAPLLFTALNNQFQSFNMNAPMANLPSVIASFAMSPYDNWRSLAWGGALLITFSVLALNILSRTVFSQKVPN; encoded by the coding sequence ATGAGCCAAGTAAGCACTCTCGACGCTCCGGCCAAGCCGGCCATGAATCCCGTCTACCGCAAGCGCCTGCTGATGCACCGTGTCGGCATCGCCCTGTCGGTGGCCGCCATGGCCCTGGGCCTGGCCGTGCTCGTGTGGATTCTGTTCACCCTGGTGATCAAGGGTTTCGGCGCGCTGTCCATCGACCTGTTCACGCAAACGACGCCGGCTCCCGGCAGCGAAGGCGGCGGCTTGATCAATGCCATCGTCGGCAGCGCCCTGATGGTGGGCCTGGCCACCGTCGTCAGCACCCCGATCGGCATCCTGGCCGGCATCTACCTGGCCGAATACGGCGAAGAAAACAAGCTGGCGCAAGTGACGCGTTTTGTGACGGACATCATGCTGTCGGCGCCATCGATCGTCATCGGCCTGTTCGTGTATGCGCTGTACGTGGCCCACGTGAAACACTTCTCCGGTTACGCGGGCGCCATCGCGCTGTCGCTGATCGCCGTGCCTGTGGTTGTGCGCACGACGGATAATATGCTGCGCTTGGTACCGAACAGCCTGCTGGAAGCCGCGTTTGCCCTGGGCGCGCCGCGCTGGAAAGTCGCCACCCTCGTGCGCTTGCGCGCCGTGAAAGCTGGCGTGATCACCGGCGTACTGCTGGCATTGGCCCGCATCGCCGGCGAAACGGCGCCGCTGCTGTTCACGGCCCTGAATAACCAGTTCCAAAGCTTCAACATGAATGCGCCGATGGCCAACTTGCCGTCCGTCATCGCATCGTTTGCGATGAGCCCGTACGACAACTGGCGCTCGCTGGCCTGGGGCGGCGCACTGCTGATCACCTTCAGCGTGCTGGCCTTGAATATCCTGTCGCGCACCGTGTTCAGCCAAAAAGTCCCTAATTAA
- the phoU gene encoding phosphate signaling complex protein PhoU has translation MIGEHSSKQYDNELEAIRSKVLLMGGIVETQFLDAMTCFRIGNAERADRVMREDDVVNQLEVSLDDACSHLIVRRQPAANDLRTIMATIKVITDLERVGDEATKIARVAKNLHKRGNGVVNHYEMVRGIANTATDMLHDALDAFARNDGKQALQLIAQDAIIDHEFRSIMRNLITFMMEDPRTISAALDTLWVAKAIERIGDHAKNIAEYVIYVVEGKDIRHTKVAAPAISEELPE, from the coding sequence ATGATAGGCGAACATTCATCCAAGCAATACGACAACGAACTCGAAGCGATCCGCTCGAAAGTGCTGCTGATGGGCGGCATCGTTGAAACCCAGTTCCTCGACGCGATGACGTGTTTCCGCATCGGCAATGCCGAGCGCGCGGATCGCGTGATGCGCGAGGACGACGTCGTCAACCAGCTCGAAGTGTCGCTCGACGACGCGTGCAGCCACTTGATCGTGCGCCGCCAGCCGGCCGCCAACGACTTGCGCACCATCATGGCCACCATCAAGGTGATTACCGACCTCGAGCGCGTAGGCGACGAGGCGACCAAAATCGCCCGCGTGGCGAAGAATCTGCACAAGCGCGGCAACGGCGTCGTCAATCACTACGAGATGGTGCGCGGCATTGCCAATACGGCCACCGACATGCTGCACGACGCGCTCGACGCATTCGCGCGCAACGATGGCAAACAGGCATTACAATTAATTGCACAAGATGCCATCATCGACCATGAGTTTCGGTCTATCATGCGCAACCTGATTACCTTTATGATGGAAGACCCGCGTACGATCTCGGCGGCGCTCGACACCCTGTGGGTGGCCAAGGCCATCGAACGGATCGGCGACCATGCGAAAAACATCGCCGAATACGTGATTTACGTGGTTGAAGGCAAGGACATCCGCCACACCAAGGTGGCTGCTCCCGCCATTTCCGAGGAGCTCCCTGAGTAA
- the pstB gene encoding phosphate ABC transporter ATP-binding protein PstB produces MNPAQDLAPKKKTIEISGLNFFYGKTQSLHNVNLDIHEKKVTAFIGPSGCGKSTLLRTLNRMYDLYPGQRAEGSILYRGRNVLDADQDVNMLRAKVGMVFQKPTPFPMSVYDNIAFGVRLYEDLSKGEMDERVEWALKKAALWGEVKDKLTKSGLSLSGGQQQRLCIARGVAVKPDVLLLDEPTSALDPISTSKVEELISELKQDYTIAIVTHNMQQAARCSDYTAYMYLGELVEFGETDQIFMNPARKETQDYITGRFG; encoded by the coding sequence ATGAATCCAGCACAAGACCTGGCACCAAAGAAAAAAACCATCGAGATTTCGGGCCTGAACTTTTTTTACGGCAAAACGCAAAGCTTGCATAACGTCAACCTGGACATCCACGAGAAGAAGGTCACGGCCTTCATCGGCCCGTCCGGTTGCGGCAAGTCGACCCTGCTGCGTACGCTGAACCGCATGTATGACCTGTACCCGGGCCAGCGCGCGGAAGGCTCGATCCTGTACCGCGGCCGCAACGTGCTCGACGCGGACCAGGACGTCAACATGCTGCGCGCCAAGGTCGGCATGGTGTTCCAGAAGCCGACGCCGTTCCCCATGTCCGTCTACGACAACATCGCCTTCGGCGTGCGCCTGTATGAAGACCTGTCGAAGGGCGAGATGGACGAGCGCGTCGAGTGGGCCCTGAAAAAGGCGGCGCTGTGGGGCGAAGTCAAGGACAAGCTGACCAAGAGCGGCCTGTCGCTGTCGGGCGGCCAGCAGCAGCGCTTGTGCATCGCGCGCGGCGTGGCCGTCAAGCCTGACGTCTTGCTGCTCGATGAGCCGACCTCGGCGCTGGACCCGATCTCGACCTCGAAGGTGGAAGAACTGATCAGCGAACTGAAACAGGATTACACGATCGCCATCGTGACGCACAATATGCAACAGGCGGCGCGCTGCTCCGACTACACGGCCTATATGTATTTGGGCGAGCTGGTGGAATTCGGCGAAACGGACCAGATCTTCATGAATCCGGCCCGCAAGGAAACGCAGGATTACATCACGGGCCGCTTCGGCTGA